One genomic window of Enterobacteriaceae endosymbiont of Donacia crassipes includes the following:
- the tilS gene encoding tRNA lysidine(34) synthetase TilS has protein sequence MILIKKEIQSILYNFKNILLAYSGGIDSTVLLYNLVKLRKKYPLIIRAIHINHNLNKRSNDWMKFCFSECKKLNVLFIHKNIYINKKNNIEEYARKKRYQIFKKIIKNDEILVTAHNLDEQCETFFLSLKRGSGPKGLSGISIIRIINDFKIFRPFLNISKNNIINYAIKKKINWIEDPSNKNIKYDRNFLRNIILPKMIDRWPSFQITLARSIKNYNEQEKLLHDLIKPILIRLIQKDKSLFISPLYHFNIIKRNFIIRKWIEYNKYYYMPSRKLLNIIWNEVICCKNNNNPQVKIGEYIIRKYKNYLFCIKYFPDLKKKILVWNNLKKPLILPNKLGKIIIFYYKNYKKKLICIRKPKNNEIIYIKFNNSTEKYYFNNAKYKKNINNIWKNLNIPKWKREQIPLLFYNKKLIVELENQLITQYGQTDITEKNNWFIYFQKKY, from the coding sequence ATGATATTAATAAAAAAAGAAATACAATCAATATTATATAATTTTAAAAATATTTTATTAGCATATAGTGGAGGAATAGATTCTACTGTATTATTATATAATTTAGTAAAATTAAGAAAAAAATATCCTCTTATAATAAGAGCTATCCATATTAATCATAATTTAAATAAAAGATCTAATGATTGGATGAAATTTTGTTTTTCAGAATGTAAAAAATTAAATGTATTATTTATACATAAAAATATTTATATAAATAAAAAAAATAATATAGAAGAATATGCACGTAAAAAAAGATATCAAATTTTTAAAAAAATTATAAAAAATGATGAAATTTTAGTTACTGCTCATAATTTAGATGAACAATGTGAAACTTTTTTTTTATCTTTAAAAAGAGGAAGTGGACCTAAAGGATTATCAGGTATATCTATAATTAGAATTATAAATGATTTTAAAATATTCCGTCCTTTTTTAAATATAAGTAAAAATAATATAATTAATTATGCTATAAAAAAAAAAATAAATTGGATAGAAGATCCTAGTAACAAAAATATAAAATATGATCGTAATTTTTTACGTAATATTATTTTACCAAAAATGATTGATAGATGGCCATCTTTTCAAATAACTCTTGCTAGATCAATTAAAAATTATAATGAACAAGAAAAATTATTACATGATTTAATTAAACCTATATTAATAAGATTAATTCAAAAAGATAAAAGTTTGTTTATTTCTCCTTTATATCATTTTAATATAATTAAAAGAAACTTTATTATTAGAAAATGGATAGAGTATAATAAATATTATTATATGCCATCTAGAAAATTATTAAATATTATATGGAATGAAGTTATTTGTTGTAAAAATAATAATAATCCTCAAGTTAAAATAGGGGAATATATTATTAGAAAATATAAAAATTATTTATTTTGTATAAAATATTTTCCTGATTTAAAAAAAAAAATTTTAGTATGGAATAATTTAAAAAAACCTTTAATTTTACCTAATAAATTAGGTAAAATAATAATTTTTTATTATAAAAACTATAAAAAAAAATTAATATGTATTAGAAAACCAAAAAATAATGAAATTATATATATAAAATTTAATAATTCAACAGAAAAATATTATTTTAACAATGCTAAATATAAAAAAAATATTAATAATATATGGAAAAATTTAAATATTCCTAAATGGAAAAGAGAGCAAATTCCATTATTATTTTATAATAAAAAATTAATTGTTGAATTAGAAAATCAATTAATTACACAATATGGACAAACTGATATTACAGAAAAAAATAATTGGTTTATTTATTTCCAAAAAAAATATTAA
- a CDS encoding OmpH family outer membrane protein, translating to MKNFFKFTLLILIFFNLTNNQAYCCTKIVVVNIAKIFDIIPQKEKITKKLEKELYSDFLVVKKMKKLFLSKIKRLENKNLSKKSRENLEKEIKYEKKILMKKIKFYTKKNHQKQENARNKILIFIHKLINIIAEKDNYNIVLDISSIAYIKNIKDITNDVINLAIQQNNILFIL from the coding sequence ATGAAAAATTTTTTTAAATTTACATTATTAATTTTAATTTTTTTTAATTTAACTAACAATCAAGCTTATTGTTGTACAAAAATAGTAGTAGTTAATATTGCTAAAATTTTTGATATAATACCTCAAAAAGAAAAGATAACCAAAAAATTAGAAAAAGAATTATATTCTGATTTTTTAGTTGTTAAAAAAATGAAAAAATTATTTTTATCTAAAATAAAACGATTAGAAAATAAAAATTTATCTAAAAAATCAAGAGAAAATTTAGAAAAAGAAATAAAATATGAAAAAAAAATTTTAATGAAAAAAATAAAATTTTATACAAAAAAGAATCATCAAAAACAAGAAAATGCACGTAATAAAATATTAATTTTTATTCATAAATTAATAAATATTATTGCTGAAAAGGATAATTATAATATTGTTTTAGATATTTCTTCAATAGCATATATTAAAAATATTAAAGATATAACAAATGATGTAATTAATTTAGCAATTCAACAAAATAATATTTTATTTATATTATAA
- the fabZ gene encoding 3-hydroxyacyl-ACP dehydratase FabZ codes for MLNINEILSILPHRYPFILVDKIIAFKKFKYLNAIKNISINEPFFQGHFPKNPIYPGTLLLESMIQTTGLLIYKSNKNQKKFMYYVAGIDQVRFKKFIFPGDQIIIESFLKKKKNSFIFFNSIAKINNKIICKAKFICTYIQK; via the coding sequence ATGTTGAATATTAATGAAATTTTATCTATTTTACCACATAGGTATCCATTTATTTTAGTAGATAAAATTATAGCATTCAAAAAATTTAAATATTTGAATGCTATAAAAAATATTTCTATTAATGAGCCTTTTTTTCAAGGACATTTTCCTAAAAATCCTATTTATCCCGGAACATTGTTATTAGAATCTATGATTCAAACTACAGGATTATTAATTTATAAAAGTAATAAAAATCAAAAAAAATTTATGTATTATGTAGCTGGTATTGATCAAGTTCGTTTTAAAAAATTTATTTTTCCAGGAGATCAAATAATAATAGAAAGTTTTTTAAAAAAAAAAAAAAACTCTTTTATATTTTTTAATAGCATAGCTAAAATTAATAATAAAATTATTTGTAAAGCAAAATTTATATGTACATATATTCAAAAATAA
- the dnaE gene encoding DNA polymerase III subunit alpha, whose protein sequence is MNYPKFVHLHVHSDYSIRDGLAKIEQIINKAKIFNMPAIAVTDFNNIFGLVKFYKKSHNLGLKAITGADFKIKNLNTYNNCKYSKITILVINNTGYQNLKLLIFNSYQNGYDNNLGPIITYNLLAKYNKGLIVLSGGIKGEIGKNLLQKNNFSIKNLIFFYKKYFNNRFYFEIIRTNRMYEEDYINLIIDLSSYFAIPLVATNDVRFLNKEDYYAHEIRIAINKGFTINKNHKNSHYSKEQFLKSTEEMCILFKDIPEALFNSVEIAKRCNLFLSLGKYFLPKFIINKNITPENYIIKKAYIGLKNKLNILYSNVNDFKKKYIKYQKRLNQELKVINQMGFPSYFLIVMEFVQWAKKNNIPVGPARGSGAGSLTAYVLNITNLDPIKFDLIFERFLNKERISLPDFDIDFCMEKRDLVINHVKKIYGYKSVFQIITFGTMTAKSVIRDVGRVLGYPYDFINRISKLIPLDIGINLKKAFLKNKILFNLYKSDNNIKELVNTSLKLEGTIRNIGKHAGGVVISPDNIIKYTTIYCDCNGNNRVTQFDKNDIEDIGLVKFDFLGLRTLTVIHYAVKMINTKLIKNNKKLLEINNLVLNDKNIYNFLQTAQTTGIFQLESKGIKELIIQLKPDNFEDLIALLALYRPGPLQSGMVENFINRKHGREIISYPDKNWQHEKLKPILKSTYGIILYQEQVMKIAQVLANYSLGEADILRRVISKKQHKEMSKQRKRFLQGSKKLNIDNTLSMKIFDYLEKFSSYGFNKSHSAGYALISYQTLWLKVYHPSEFMAAVLTSEMDNKNKIIHLIHECKKMKIKILSPNINTSLYKFHVNENGYIIYGLGAIKGIGQQLAFNILDARKKIGYFKSIFHFFTKINFSKLNKKIIETLILSGSLDSFKFNRGVLINNLEKIIKLTNKYLEEKQTKQIDFFNKKNTFLLKDDNYIYNDINLSWINKDILIKEKNILGFYLTGHPLDGFLKEIFFYTKKNNIQYFLKNYKKPIRVTIGGIINNIRTTYNKKKQKILLFNLDDNSAVLEIHLFLDILSNKNDLITLNNIVIINGILYFNNFLKLFICDVNHITDITTAREKYLNKINIIFKTKKVLYNISFLKNLKKILFLEKKNYKKNIQIYFFYEKLNFRKKIYFNKSYFISTEINIFNKFINLLNQKYIKLEFN, encoded by the coding sequence ATGAATTATCCTAAATTTGTACATTTACATGTACATAGTGACTATTCTATTAGAGATGGTCTTGCTAAAATAGAACAAATTATAAATAAAGCTAAAATATTTAATATGCCTGCTATAGCTGTTACAGATTTTAATAATATATTTGGTTTAGTTAAATTTTATAAAAAATCACATAATTTAGGATTAAAAGCTATAACTGGAGCTGATTTTAAAATTAAAAATTTAAATACTTATAATAATTGTAAATATTCCAAAATAACCATATTAGTAATAAATAATACTGGTTATCAAAATTTAAAATTATTAATATTTAATAGCTATCAAAATGGTTATGATAATAACTTAGGTCCTATAATAACTTATAATTTACTTGCAAAATATAATAAAGGATTAATTGTATTATCTGGTGGAATAAAAGGAGAAATAGGGAAAAATCTTTTACAAAAAAATAATTTTTCAATAAAAAATTTAATTTTTTTTTATAAAAAATATTTTAATAATCGTTTTTATTTTGAAATTATACGTACAAATCGTATGTATGAAGAAGATTATATTAATTTAATTATAGATTTATCAAGTTATTTTGCTATTCCTTTAGTTGCTACTAACGATGTACGTTTTTTAAATAAAGAAGATTATTATGCGCATGAAATTCGTATTGCAATTAATAAAGGTTTTACTATAAATAAAAATCATAAAAATTCTCATTATAGTAAAGAACAATTTTTAAAAAGTACAGAAGAAATGTGTATTTTATTTAAAGATATACCTGAAGCATTATTTAATAGTGTAGAAATAGCAAAAAGATGTAATCTATTTTTGTCATTAGGTAAATATTTTTTACCAAAATTTATAATTAATAAAAATATAACACCAGAAAATTATATTATTAAAAAAGCTTATATAGGTTTAAAAAATAAATTAAATATTTTATATTCTAATGTAAATGATTTCAAAAAAAAATATATAAAATATCAAAAAAGATTAAATCAAGAATTAAAAGTTATTAATCAAATGGGTTTTCCTAGTTATTTTCTTATAGTTATGGAATTTGTTCAGTGGGCTAAAAAAAATAATATTCCTGTAGGACCAGCAAGAGGTTCAGGCGCAGGTTCTTTAACAGCTTATGTTTTAAATATTACTAATTTAGATCCTATAAAATTTGATTTAATTTTTGAAAGATTTTTAAATAAAGAAAGAATATCTTTACCAGATTTTGATATTGATTTTTGTATGGAAAAACGTGATTTAGTTATTAATCATGTAAAAAAAATATATGGATATAAATCAGTATTTCAAATTATAACATTTGGAACAATGACTGCAAAATCTGTTATTAGAGATGTTGGAAGAGTTTTAGGTTATCCATATGATTTTATTAATCGTATTTCAAAATTAATTCCTTTAGATATAGGTATTAATTTAAAAAAAGCTTTTTTAAAAAATAAAATATTATTTAATTTATATAAATCAGATAATAATATTAAAGAATTAGTAAATACATCTTTAAAATTAGAAGGTACAATTAGAAATATCGGAAAACATGCTGGAGGTGTTGTTATTTCTCCTGATAATATTATAAAATATACAACTATATATTGTGATTGTAATGGTAATAATAGAGTTACTCAATTTGATAAAAATGATATAGAAGATATTGGTTTAGTAAAATTTGACTTTTTAGGTTTAAGAACTTTGACTGTTATTCATTATGCAGTAAAAATGATTAATACAAAACTTATTAAAAATAATAAAAAATTATTAGAAATTAATAATCTTGTTTTAAATGATAAAAATATTTATAATTTTTTACAAACAGCTCAAACTACAGGAATTTTCCAATTAGAATCAAAAGGTATTAAAGAACTAATTATACAATTAAAACCTGATAATTTTGAAGATTTAATAGCATTATTAGCTTTATATAGACCAGGTCCATTACAATCAGGAATGGTTGAAAATTTTATTAATAGAAAACATGGTAGAGAAATTATTTCATATCCTGATAAAAATTGGCAACATGAAAAATTAAAACCAATATTAAAATCTACTTATGGTATTATTTTATATCAAGAACAAGTAATGAAAATTGCTCAAGTATTAGCAAATTATAGTTTAGGAGAAGCAGATATTTTAAGAAGAGTAATTAGTAAAAAACAACATAAAGAAATGTCAAAACAAAGAAAACGTTTTTTACAAGGTTCTAAAAAATTAAATATTGATAATACTTTATCTATGAAAATTTTTGATTACTTAGAAAAATTTTCATCATATGGATTTAATAAATCTCATTCTGCTGGATATGCTTTAATATCTTATCAAACTTTATGGTTAAAAGTATATCATCCATCAGAATTCATGGCAGCAGTGTTAACATCAGAAATGGATAATAAAAATAAAATTATTCATTTAATACATGAATGTAAAAAAATGAAAATTAAAATTTTATCACCTAATATTAATACTAGTTTATACAAATTTCATGTTAATGAAAATGGATATATTATTTATGGATTAGGAGCTATTAAAGGTATTGGCCAACAATTAGCATTTAATATATTAGATGCTAGAAAAAAAATAGGTTATTTTAAATCCATATTTCATTTTTTTACAAAAATTAATTTTTCTAAACTTAATAAAAAAATTATAGAAACATTAATATTATCTGGATCATTAGATTCATTTAAATTTAATAGAGGAGTATTAATAAATAACTTGGAAAAAATTATAAAATTAACAAATAAATATTTAGAAGAAAAACAAACCAAGCAAATAGATTTTTTTAATAAAAAAAATACTTTTTTATTAAAAGATGATAATTATATTTATAATGATATTAATTTATCATGGATAAATAAAGATATTCTTATAAAAGAAAAAAATATTTTAGGTTTTTATTTAACAGGACATCCACTAGATGGGTTTTTAAAAGAAATTTTTTTTTATACTAAAAAAAATAATATACAATATTTTTTAAAAAATTATAAAAAACCAATAAGAGTTACAATAGGTGGAATAATTAATAATATTCGTACTACTTATAATAAAAAAAAACAAAAAATATTATTATTTAATTTGGATGATAATTCTGCTGTATTAGAAATACATTTATTTTTAGATATATTAAGTAATAAAAATGATTTAATTACATTAAATAATATAGTTATTATAAATGGAATATTATATTTTAATAACTTTTTAAAATTATTTATATGTGACGTAAATCATATTACAGATATAACAACTGCTAGAGAAAAATATTTAAATAAAATAAATATTATTTTTAAAACTAAAAAAGTTTTATATAATATTTCTTTTTTAAAAAATTTAAAAAAAATACTTTTTCTTGAAAAAAAAAATTATAAAAAGAATATACAAATATATTTTTTTTATGAAAAACTAAATTTTAGAAAAAAGATTTATTTTAACAAATCTTATTTTATTTCAACTGAAATAAATATTTTTAATAAATTTATTAATTTACTAAATCAAAAATATATTAAATTAGAATTTAATTAA